A region from the Sandaracinus amylolyticus genome encodes:
- a CDS encoding ATP-binding protein — protein sequence MAPRLHLGQRRSIDGRNDLGPFHLPTHHLLTHAVVVGMTGSGKTGLVTVMVEEALRAGVPVLVIGVKGDLPNLKLAFPSLDAARMGPWVEPEPDDDDGVADAHVVEAALAKHAEGLREWSIGEAELAAHAASTMVRVVTPGSDAGEPLHLLSALERSSDAWAHDAAAKRARLSAAISLVLRLTGRDGDPGKSREHAFLAVLAEQRVRRGETAALEQLVPEILEPPLAVVGALPVEQFLSARLRAELAADLNTLIASPSFASWRTGQDLDVARWMEKADGKTPATVVSVAHLDDDERALVLGVLLEEVLTWTRSLPGSSRLKALVVFDEVYGFIPPHPASPPTKRPLVALMKQARAYGVGVVLATQNPMDLDYRALSNAGTWMLGRLQTDADRARVMEGLGEDKKKSELGALVKMLAPRWFVVRDAKTSQATLLNPRWAMSYLRGPMTQSEIRRATRSEQEGERELAG from the coding sequence GTGGCTCCTCGACTGCACCTCGGTCAGCGCCGGTCCATCGACGGACGCAACGACCTCGGACCGTTCCACCTGCCCACCCATCACCTGCTGACGCACGCGGTCGTCGTCGGGATGACCGGCAGCGGCAAGACCGGCCTCGTCACCGTGATGGTCGAGGAGGCGCTGCGCGCCGGCGTGCCGGTGCTGGTGATCGGCGTCAAAGGCGACCTGCCGAACCTGAAGCTCGCGTTCCCGTCGCTCGACGCGGCGCGGATGGGGCCGTGGGTGGAGCCCGAGCCCGACGACGACGACGGCGTCGCCGATGCGCACGTGGTCGAGGCGGCGCTGGCGAAGCACGCCGAGGGCCTCCGCGAGTGGTCGATCGGGGAGGCCGAGCTCGCAGCGCACGCGGCGAGCACGATGGTGCGCGTCGTGACGCCCGGCTCCGACGCCGGCGAGCCGCTGCATCTCCTGTCGGCGCTCGAGCGCAGCTCGGACGCCTGGGCGCACGACGCCGCCGCGAAACGCGCGCGCCTGAGCGCCGCGATCTCGCTGGTGCTGCGCCTCACCGGGCGCGACGGCGACCCCGGCAAGAGCCGCGAGCACGCGTTCCTCGCGGTGCTCGCCGAGCAGCGGGTGCGGCGCGGCGAGACCGCGGCGCTCGAGCAGCTGGTGCCCGAGATCCTCGAGCCGCCGCTCGCCGTGGTGGGCGCGCTGCCGGTCGAGCAGTTCCTCTCGGCGCGCCTCCGGGCCGAGCTCGCGGCCGACCTCAACACGCTGATCGCGTCACCGTCGTTCGCGTCGTGGCGGACGGGCCAGGATCTCGACGTCGCTCGGTGGATGGAGAAGGCCGACGGCAAGACACCGGCGACGGTGGTGAGCGTCGCGCACCTCGACGACGACGAGCGCGCGCTGGTGCTCGGCGTGCTGCTCGAGGAGGTGCTGACGTGGACGCGCAGCCTGCCCGGGAGCAGCCGGCTCAAGGCGCTCGTCGTGTTCGACGAGGTCTACGGCTTCATCCCGCCTCATCCGGCGAGCCCCCCGACCAAGCGTCCGCTCGTCGCGCTGATGAAGCAGGCGCGCGCGTATGGCGTCGGCGTCGTGCTCGCGACGCAGAACCCGATGGACCTCGACTACCGCGCGCTGTCCAACGCCGGCACGTGGATGCTCGGGCGCCTGCAGACCGACGCCGATCGCGCGCGCGTGATGGAAGGCCTCGGCGAGGACAAGAAGAAGAGCGAGCTCGGCGCGCTCGTGAAGATGCTCGCGCCGCGCTGGTTCGTGGTGCGCGACGCGAAGACGTCGCAGGCCACGCTCCTCAACCCGCGCTGGGCGATGTCGTACCTGCGCGGCCCGATGACGCAGAGCGAGATCCGGCGCGCGACGCGGAGCGAGCAGGAGGGCGAACGCGAGCTCGCCGGATGA
- a CDS encoding energy transducer TonB: MTRSTTTGVLSLVMLGALATANAQDAAPAVTSEGDHAQHRVFSIVVDAAEGLTAREAGWALDWALPELNARCAGPGPVLESHPLALDVDARGRVTIATYDGPSAECVRGALAGARFPHGHPATVRVTLSVLAPLVGIGSFGGSGSSSGVSWHGPLGPRDLERFVACRRGAREIAYDVQVTVDASGAVSDARAIRPSGRAAACVVDALRASRFSAPPDAAPATFRATLGIGPPLRLGGGGFGGGGHIGGL; the protein is encoded by the coding sequence ATGACGAGATCGACGACCACGGGCGTGCTCTCGCTCGTGATGCTCGGCGCGCTCGCGACGGCGAACGCGCAGGACGCCGCGCCGGCGGTGACGAGCGAGGGCGACCACGCGCAGCACCGTGTGTTCAGCATCGTGGTCGACGCCGCGGAGGGCCTCACGGCGCGCGAGGCGGGCTGGGCGCTCGACTGGGCGCTGCCCGAGCTGAACGCACGCTGCGCCGGCCCGGGCCCGGTGCTCGAGTCGCATCCGCTCGCGCTCGACGTAGATGCGCGCGGTCGCGTCACCATCGCGACGTACGACGGACCGTCGGCGGAGTGCGTGCGCGGCGCGCTCGCGGGGGCGCGCTTCCCGCACGGTCATCCCGCCACGGTGCGCGTGACGCTCTCGGTGCTCGCGCCGCTCGTCGGCATCGGCTCCTTCGGCGGCAGCGGCAGCAGCTCCGGCGTGTCGTGGCACGGCCCGCTCGGGCCGCGCGATCTGGAGCGCTTCGTCGCGTGTCGTCGCGGCGCGCGCGAGATCGCGTACGACGTGCAGGTCACGGTGGACGCGAGCGGCGCGGTGAGCGACGCGCGTGCAATCCGCCCGTCCGGCCGCGCCGCCGCGTGCGTCGTCGACGCGCTGCGCGCCTCGCGCTTCTCCGCGCCGCCCGACGCCGCGCCCGCGACCTTCCGCGCGACGCTCGGCATCGGCCCGCCCCTCCGCCTCGGCGGTGGCGGCTTCGGCGGCGGCGGCCACATCGGCGGTCTCTGA